The Bacteroidia bacterium genome contains the following window.
AGCGGCAAGTTATTCATTCATAAATTGAGCTATCAATCGGTGAAAATGATGCGTACCTTGTTCTCTTTTAGGTGAATATCTTCCTCCTTTGTATAAACGAGAAGTTATCCCTTTTTGTACTTGTACTACTACGGCTTCATCTTCGCGTTCTACACGGTCTAAATCTGCCCCTGCGCCTTTGCTTAGTTTAGTCGCATCATAAACATAAGGCAGAAAGACTACCTTTGTCAAGTTAGGTGCAATGGGCTTGACCACGTTGATAGAAAGTCCCCAAGGGTAAAAATTAAACATTAAGTTAGGAAATACCCAATAGTAATACGCTGCCACTTTTTTGCCATAATCTACAGAATCAGCAGGTAAGTCAAAGTATTCTTCTCCTTCTTTGGCTATGCCTAATTGCAAATTACTGTATTCATAGACTTCTGTGATGTAATTGCTGTAATCTAATACTTCGCTTAAAGTAGGATGTACATAAGGAATATGAAAACCTTCCAAGTAATTTTCACAGTACAACGCCCAGTGTGCTTTGACTAAATATTCTCTTTTACGAGAAGGTTCAAGATAAAAGTTTTGCAAAGGTAACCAAAACAGGCGTTTTTGCATTTCACCTAAAAAACGCTCTACGGGTGCAATAGGATTGATGCTAACAAAAAGTAGCTTAGTCCAAGCATAAAAATTAACTTTCGTAAGGTTATCTTGTTCCGAAGGAAAATTTTTTACTCCCTCAAATTCGGGCATAGAAAGCATTTT
Protein-coding sequences here:
- a CDS encoding aromatic ring-hydroxylating dioxygenase subunit alpha translates to MKYVVDEDITQAYTLDTYFYRSAEEFERSKERIFARTWQFVEDTDNISVAEQVLPLTLLEGFLDEPLLFTRDSQDVLHCLANVCTHRGNRLVEGCGSMRQLRCKYHGRRFDLTGKMLSMPEFEGVKNFPSEQDNLTKVNFYAWTKLLFVSINPIAPVERFLGEMQKRLFWLPLQNFYLEPSRKREYLVKAHWALYCENYLEGFHIPYVHPTLSEVLDYSNYITEVYEYSNLQLGIAKEGEEYFDLPADSVDYGKKVAAYYYWVFPNLMFNFYPWGLSINVVKPIAPNLTKVVFLPYVYDATKLSKGAGADLDRVEREDEAVVVQVQKGITSRLYKGGRYSPKREQGTHHFHRLIAQFMNE